The window TGTTTAGGGTACACAAGCGTCTTATAAAACAAACGGAAGCTTTCACTTAGAAACTTGATTCCCTTCTGTACCATCCCTATCTTATTTCAAGGACTGTAAAGACTGCCCCTACCATCACCAGTTTTAGGCTATCGGAGCTTCACTGAACCGAGCCCTAGCAATACAGTCGAGACCAGAGCCAGCCACTCGTGGTACCCCTGAAGGCACATTTCGCTCCGAGAGGTCTCACGACTACAAACAGAGCTATGCAGCAGCTGGGCGAGCAAATGAGGGCCTCTCAGAGAGAATGAAATTTCATGAGATAGGCAAGAggggcattaaaaaaaaaaaaaaaaaagcaatgagaaCATAACATACTGAGGTGCGATTCTAAACTAACGCCTCTGTGTATTCAGAGCAACTGCTGCAATGAGTGCAAATCTCTGTGTCGTAAATTAGAGCACAGATAGGCTGTGTAGATTATTTAAGCCTTTTGGTCCTAATGAAAGACCCAGTAATTACAGCCATTAACGCTTCAGCGATGCGGCTGCAAATCCACTCTCACCCACAGCTTTAGGAAGCGTTAGGCCGGCAGCAACCCCCTTTCCCCGAAACAACTGGCTGCCGAGGCGAAACTTTCCTCCTCAGCCGGAGCTGACACATCCCTAAGGCTGGGAAAGCATCTCGGTGGGGGAAGCGCCAGGACAGACTGATGGAGGCGGGGCCGGGGAACAGGAGGGGGATGGCGGCTCCGTCTGGTGGGGGGTCCTGATCTCCCCTCGATCCCCCAAAACCGCCGGGCTTGGCCTGCGGGCTCGCGGCTGATAAAGGCATCTCAGGCTGCCTTACAGTTCGCTGTCGGGACTGGCGACAGACCCCCCAGCCTCCGCGCCTGCGGCGGGTCAGCGCCGGCTGCATGGACGGGCTGCTTGGCTGCCGGATCTGATAAACGGAGGCAATGATAAAAATTATAGTAATAGCAATAAAGATGTCTGACCGTCCTTCCTTCGTGCTGTGTGTTGGTCTGAGCACCTGACTGCCTGCCTGGAGGGAGGGGGGCGGGGGCAGCAGACTGAACGGGTCACTGAACCTTGGCGGGGTGTGTGCCTGTGCCAGTGTGGGAGGCGGGGGGGCGGGCATCCCGGCTCCCTCGCCCGCTCTGTGTGCGTGTGTCTGCGTGTTGGGGCCCGCGGGGCGCAGCGCTCTTACCTGCTTGCTGTActtgctgctggcctggcagctGTACTCGGAGCAATGGTCCGAGCCGATGGAGATGTTGTCGCCAGCGCCCACGAAGGTGTTTGCTGGGGGCAGGTCCTGCACGGCCTGGTGCTTTTTGCCAGCAGTGGGGGACTGTGGGTGCAGCTGGACCGTGGGCAGCGGTGAGCTCGACTTGTAGTGCCTGGCCAGGTCAGGGCTGCCTGGGCCACCATTGACCGAGCGATATCGGCCCATGCCAGGGCTGTCCGAGAGCTTCTCGTTCACGCTGTCGTAGCGCTGCCCATTGGGCTTGGAAGCCTCAACAGTAACAATGCTGCTGTAGAGGGGCTGCTTGCTCTTCTTGCCTTTCTTGTCCTTCTTGGGCTTCTTGGCCTTGTCATGCTGCTGGGGGGTGAAGAAATCCTCATGGTCCTTCTTGCCGGCCTCGTAGCCATGCTTGCCCTTGGATCGGCAGTAGCGGGCCATGACCACCACGAGGATAAGAAGGATGACGGTCATGATGCCAGCCACCACACCAATGACTATGCTAAGCCTCTGCTTGCTCAGCTCATAGCTGGGATCACCAGCAATGTCCTGGGCCAGTGGGGTGTGAAGGCTGCGAGCCACCTGGCTCTCCACCACAGTGGCATTGGACAGGCTCTCATTGACAAAGacatggagcagggcagtggtggacTGGGGGGGCTGCCCACTGTCATTCACCTGCACAACCAGGCGGTGCAGGCCATAGTGCTTGGGGGCCAACTTGCCCACCAGTGACACCACACCACTGGCTGGGTCTATTTCAAAGAGTTTGAAGGGATTGCCCCCAACAATGCTGTAGTTGAGGTCAGCGTTGAGACCTGTGTCAGCATCAGTGGCAACCACTGTGGCCACCACGGTGCGCATGTTGCTGGAGGGTGGCAGCACAGTGTAGGAGCTGTTGCTGGGGAAGGTGACAGTGGGTGCATTGTCGTTCTCATCCATCACAAAGAGAGACACAGTGGCTGTGGCAGACCGTGGTGGCTCACCTCCATCCACTGCCTTCACCTTAAAGGTGTAGCTGGTCTGCTGCTCACGGTCAAAAGAGACAGTGGAGAAAATGGTTCCGGTGTCATTCTCGATAGAGAAGATGCCAGCTGCCTGTTCATGGTCTCCAGGCTGAATGGAGAGGCTGAGCTCAGCGTTGCGGCCCTTGTCAAAGTCCATCACAGTCACCATGCCCACGGGGCTGTTGGGCTGCAGGTTTTCTTTCACATAGAAGGTGAACACATCCTGCATGAAGCGTGGCTCATTGTCGTTGCGGTCTGACACTCGCACCACCACTGTGGTGGAGCCCTGCAGCGATGGCACCCCCTTGTCCCGGGCCGTCACCTGAAATTCATAGGTGTCCCGTTGCTCACggtccagcactgcctgcaccgACACATCCCCAGAGTCAGGGTCAATGCTGAAGATGTTGCTCGGTGCCTCTGAGGAGAGGGGCGAGGCCTCCAAGGAATAGGTGATCTCAGCATTCTTGCCACTGTCCGCATCTGTGGCAACCACTGTGGCCACCCTCTCACCAGGCAAGTTGTTCTCTGGAAAGGAgacctccagcacagcctggctgaacATGGGAGGGTTGTCATTAGTGTCCCCGACCCGCACCAGCAAGGAGTTGTTGCTGGacaagctggggctgcctgagtCCACAGCCACAATCACTACGTTGTAGTCACGGACAGCTTCATAATCCAGAGGGGCCGAGGTGTGGAGGAAATACTTGCGCTTATTCTGTGGCTCCCCTTCACCCTCACTGGCCGGTTTGAGCTGAAAGGGCACATCGCCCACCACGGTGCAGGTCACCA is drawn from Haemorhous mexicanus isolate bHaeMex1 chromosome 4, bHaeMex1.pri, whole genome shotgun sequence and contains these coding sequences:
- the PCDH7 gene encoding protocadherin-7 isoform X2: MRKMRTLLRFVHCCCCCFLLLLPPPLWVSLAAAKQLLKYRLAEEGPADIRIGNVASDLGIVTGSGEVTFSLESGSDYLKIDNMTGELSTTERRIDREKLPQCQMIFDENECFLDFEVSVIGPSQSWVDLFEGRVIILDINDNTPTFPSPVLTLTVEENRPVGTLYLLPTATDRDFGRNGIERYELLQEPGGDGGRRGGGGGSAAAAPESAPFPGGSKRRQEAEAAARSSVFELQVADTLDGEKQPQLIVKGALDREQRDSYELSLRVRDGGDPARSSQAILRVLITDVNDNSPRFEKSVYEADLAENSSPGTPILQLRATDLDVGVNGQIEYVFGAATESVRRLLRLDETSGWLSVLHRIDREEVNQLRFTVMARDRGQPPKTDKATVVLNIRDENDNVPTIDIRKIGRIPLRDGVASVAEDVLVDTPIALVQVSDRDQGENGVVTCTVVGDVPFQLKPASEGEGEPQNKRKYFLHTSAPLDYEAVRDYNVVIVAVDSGSPSLSSNNSLLVRVGDTNDNPPMFSQAVLEVSFPENNLPGERVATVVATDADSGKNAEITYSLEASPLSSEAPSNIFSIDPDSGDVSVQAVLDREQRDTYEFQVTARDKGVPSLQGSTTVVVRVSDRNDNEPRFMQDVFTFYVKENLQPNSPVGMVTVMDFDKGRNAELSLSIQPGDHEQAAGIFSIENDTGTIFSTVSFDREQQTSYTFKVKAVDGGEPPRSATATVSLFVMDENDNAPTVTFPSNSSYTVLPPSSNMRTVVATVVATDADTGLNADLNYSIVGGNPFKLFEIDPASGVVSLVGKLAPKHYGLHRLVVQVNDSGQPPQSTTALLHVFVNESLSNATVVESQVARSLHTPLAQDIAGDPSYELSKQRLSIVIGVVAGIMTVILLILVVVMARYCRSKGKHGYEAGKKDHEDFFTPQQHDKAKKPKKDKKGKKSKQPLYSSIVTVEASKPNGQRYDSVNEKLSDSPGMGRYRSVNGGPGSPDLARHYKSSSPLPTVQLHPQSPTAGKKHQAVQDLPPANTFVGAGDNISIGSDHCSEYSCQASSKYSKQVDTVQTTQHPGHIEESCKMNVCARK